The genomic DNA gcCACTTGAAAATAGCAGACATCATAACACTTCAGCATGCATCTCCTATGTAACCACAGTACCACTATCATACTTAAGGATACAACAATAATTCCAAAATATCATCCTCAAACTTCCCCAGTTGTCCCCAAAATGACTTCTACAGCTTTATAGTTCACCCCACCCTAACCCAAAATCCAATTAAGGTTCACTCCTTGTATTTAATTGTTAGCTTTCTTTTAATCCAGAACAGTCCCCCATTGTTTTTGTCTTCCAGGACATTGTCTGAAGAGTCCTAGCCAGTTATCTTGTAAAATGTCTTCTATTTTTGatttgtttcagtttcctcatggtGTCATTTAACATGTCTCcagatttcctttctttcctataAACCAGAAATTAAGTCTTGGCTCGATTAGATTCAGGTAaaatatttttggcaagaatacttcatAGATGATGATGTGTATTTCTCATTGCATCACATTAGGAGAAATACAATGTCAGGCTGCCCTGCCATCAGTGATGCTAAGTTTGATCACTGGGTTAGTGTGATGATCATCAAATCTCTGCTCTAAAGGTATACTTCCCATTTGAATTAGAATGTATAAGTATCCTACTTTTTATCAACTTTTACCCCAATAGTTTTAGCATCCACTGATAACCTTTGTCTGAATTAATTATTACAACAGGGGTTAGAAAATGGTGATTTCTGAAGTCTATCATTCCTTCTACGTTTATTAGCTCAGAGTATTCTATAAAGAGCAGAAGAGCTTTCCTTAttccctctccccccgcccccccttttTTGGTGCTTAATACACATTTATTAACTGAATACATTCAATACTGTTGATTTTTCAAATTAGATAAAAAGCGTGGGCTGATGAGTTTTATGGAGATATTTCTcagattataaaaacaaattttaaacaagATCTGTGACTACTTAGATGAGAAACTGATTATTACTGTGAGCCAATTTGGGGTCCTGGAGAAAGGGTCATTTCAAGCTAATGGAAGAGTGCCTCTCTTAATAGAGGATAGGAAGCTTCTAGATCGTGGGAATGTCTAGCAGTCATTCATGATATCCATGTAGACCATATAGTTAGGTAGATTCCAAGCTGGCTGGGCACGCTGGTCCATAGTTCAGTGCCAAtttcctctcccctctttttTATTATCACTATGGATGCATGGATTTCTATTGTTGTTTAATCAATTCCCTtcattattgtttttgatgctcaaattgacCCAAATTTGGCCAGTGGACACTTCTTGAGACTCCTTCAAGCTGGCTCCTGTGACCTTTTGACATAACTTCATTAGTCTTTGACCACTTCCTATGGACATCTCTGGTTCTAAAAGCTgtttatatgatatttatttgctGAAATTCCTATaacatctgtccattggttttgGTTCTACTTTTTTCAGGAacagaacattttatttcttccatgtgGAATGTTATGTGACTTGAACACATATTATGGCTGGGTTGGAGCAATTCTGTGAAACCGCTTCACTAACATCACACAAGTATATAAATCATTAATTTAGGCCTACTCATATGCTCACTTCATCCCTAATCCTCACACTTTAGGATGTCTATTACATACACTTATTACTTAATTCAGTTTCTGAAAGCTGCTGAGAGTTTAAAGATTTGTTTCCAAGGTTTCATCAAATTTTCCCATATCAAAATGGCTGCATCAAAGGAGCCGGGTCATAATTTCCTATATATGATCTGGGATAGATTCATGCACTGGTTGGAGCCAGTCCTTGGTACTACTAGAATAACCACTAAGGTATATGAAATACTGTATTACTACTTAAGGGCCGAATTGCACCCAGCATTAGTTATTAAAGTTATCCTAACAGTCCTCCAATATTTTCATACAGGTTTTTGCAGTTTATTACAACTTATTTATACATAAAGAGCATGTAAATGCAGATGTGCCTTCTTTCTAGGGTATATCCAATCAGCATTACCTATTACCATATATATTTGCTCAGGCCAGTCAAGAAAAGCCTGATGAGCCTAGAGCAAAAAATGTCCCTGCCCTAATAGATGAATGGTACTCTGTCTTCTAGAATACATAGAGGCAAACAGCAACACTTCAGGAGGGCACAGGAACTCTAGTTCCTCTGTTTGTAGACATATTTCCGGTATCTGACAACTTAATCAGATCATGTTAAATACACAGAATAGtatactgttttatttatatttcttattccttttccaGTATGGTCAAAGCACACTGAAGGCAGAAAGAATCCTTATCAAGTGCTTTGTAACTCTGGGCAGGGAGAAGGAAATGGTCACTCACTAtagtacaataataataataaaataatttaaaataataaaatgtgactTTCAAGAACGAAGGTGAcagaacagggaaaaaaaaacctaatgcCTAATTTCTAGGTGATTACATATGGCTTTTCGAATGATGTGAAATTTTGACATTTCTGAATAGTAataggaaaaacataaaacaaatgacaaagagaaGACAATGTAAGAGAAATACTAAAGGCAAGAGTAAATCAAATCAGCAGCAGGTCAAGGGAAAAACCACAAAAGTATACCAATCATCCAGAAGGTACCTTTgttcagaagaggaaggaagtcaGGTGCTTTTTCCCGAAAAACCCTTTGAGCATCTTCAGCTTTCATTGATACCTCCTTTGTCTGAACCAGGAAAAAGCCTCTACCAACCAGCtgtgggaaataaaatttcatttacattttaaaatgacctGAGACTAAAACAATATTTTCCTATTCTACAATTTTTCTGTATAAAATGTAACACAGtgctctgatttttgttttagttataaCTGTAATTAATTCAGAGTGTTTGCTATAAACAAGTTTTCACATACACAAGATTCTTTCTTCCAGATGGGTGGTTCTGATTAAGGATTAGTACTgccactccaataaagatgttaaaaaaaaaagaattagtactGCCTACTGTTACAATTAAGGgtcaaataaatgtaaattagccctcaaaattttaaactttattaaaaaaattttgttgactGAAACTAACAGAAGCTTTAGTTTGGTGATACTGTCCAGTGAGAGGAGAATCATTAACTAAAGTATGGTACATTCACAAGATAAAATACCATAGTTTGTTAAATATAACAAATGATAAAAGGGGGAAAGCTTATATAAtactgttaattttaaaaagcatgattCAAATTTATATAGTATAGCACAATAACGCTAGAATACATTTAtggagtacttactatgtgccaggcagttttATGTGTTCTACATGTAAAACACGTTTAATCCTCTCAcgaggcaggtattattattactctcattttacagatgagaaactaaagcacagagtggttaagaaaTCTGCCCATGGTCACACAACTGTTAAGGGACAGAGCTGTGATTTGAACCCAATTAAACTGATTAcagactaaataaattaaaactattcCTACAAAGACAATTCAAGGTACAGCACattatggatgatttttaaacttatttctaCTCTTCTTTATTTCTACAGTTCTCTACAATGAgtatacattaatttttaaaataattatgaaagtattttttaaaaatgtaaagcgaTTCAACCAATTAAAGCCTATtgagtttttaattataaaagtaacaaatAGGCTCAATacagaacatttatttttttaaacatttaaaaaataaaaaacagaaacaaagaaatatcaACCAAAGTGCTACCACTCAAAGATGCCACTGCTATATAGGTATACTTccctttttttggccacgctgtgtggcttgtgggatcttagtcttAGTTCCcctaaccagggatggaactcgtggcccctgcagtggaagcgcggagtcctaaccactggaccaccagggaagtcctggcttaCTTCCTTTTACCCTTCCGGTTTTCGTTTTCCTCCATTACAGAAATAATACATGTTTTATGTAAAATCCATAGGGCTatgaacaagaaaagaaaaccctgctCCTAATCCACTTCCTAAAAAGAACCACAACTGTCAACATTTTAGTATATATAACTCTCCAGActtatctactttaaaaaaaaacagatacgTAGTATTCTACAAATTTTCACTTACTTGGTTGTGAACATTTCCCAACTATTCTACTATAAAATCAGTTTTAATGGTTGATAGTATTTCATTCTATGGCTACGTTATTCCATACCATTTCATCAAATTGGATTCAAACTCAAATCCTTTTCCAGAGCCCTCAATGCTgcctcagaaaaagagaaacatccATAAAAATGTAGCAGAAAATTACATAAACATCGCTGCCAGATAATGACTGCAAAGTTACTTAAATTATCAGAAACAATCCCACATCTGTTTCTAATTCTCTAGACTGCCCAATACCTCTCATTTTATAGTCAGACACATAAACTGACAAAAGTAAGATGATTAATTCAAAACACTGTTACCTAAAAACAATGAACTATGAAACTAGTATATTTACTTTGATATTTCACTGCAGACATGTGAAGAGACTCTTTTTCATGAAAATTCTTCtacttttaagctttttttttttttttgcggtacgtgggcctctcactgctgtggcctctcccgttgcggagcacaggctccggacgcgcaggcccagcggccatggctcacgggcccagctgccccgcaaCATGtgagaccttcccggaccggggcatgaacgcgtgtcccctgcatcagcaggcggactcccaaccactgcgccaccagggaagcccctacttttaAAGACTTGAAAATAGAGGTAACTACCCAACTTTAATATACAATaagttatatattaatatacatatacatgtatacatgtatatgttaatatacaataAGTTATACAACTTTAAGTTATACAATACTTCCAAACAATTCCAAATACTTTAATTTATCCTGTGCTTATCTGTGATATAGTTAAGAGGCAGCAAGAAATCTGATCTTTAGGTAAGAAAACCGAGGCCTAGTAACTTCTCTTGACTCCTATGGAATGTACTTTCTGGTTTACCCAGTTTTTCTGGACTTCCTACTCTCTCAAGTTTTACACTTCCTACCTTAAAAAATCATTATGATATGTTTAATTTATGAAAACACTATGAAACAAAATTCTGTGCTACTCCTAGGGTTTAACAAAACCAGAGTTAGCAATCACAGTTCCAGTCTAAGCTGTTCTAAGACATTTGTGTTATGATATGAGAAAAGActcaagtttcatttttttctgtctcagcATTAACTAGCTTCTACACATATTTTCCAGGAAACTTGagcttcactttttaaaaaatatgtaatcgCTCTCTTGATATGTAACTTACCGGTCTTTCAGCACGCTGTGATACCCTCTTCACATGTACttagcattttcttctttttgttctcttaattCTGTGATTTCAGAATTAGTCAGGATAACTCTAGCCAAAAAGTCCCAGGGTTTTTCCTTCTAGGCTGGAGGGTAGTATCTGCCTTGCCTCCACACACTTTCGGTCACATTCCAGCTCCACCAGGCATTTATCAACTTTCCTTTACCACTGAGGCAGCATAATAGCATCATGCTTAAGGGTTAAGACCATGGCCTACAAAGCCAAACTGCCTGGATTTAAATCatggctctgctacttaccagCAAGTGACCTTTTGCAAGTTACTTACCTTCTCTGTggctcatttttcttatctgtataaAGAGAAACAATGGCACCTATTTCATAGGTTATTCCTGAATTAAGTGAGTTAATTCACTTAAATACTGTACAACAGTCACCTGACGTATAATAAACACTATATTaactgttagctattattattgtcatcatttttgttactgttattgctggatttttatttaaattattttgtaatccAGAAGGACATCTAAAGAACATCACTCTTCCTGGTCATATTGCAAAAAGTGCACACAACGGTGCCATTTTGTACAACAGATATCAAAAGTTAAAAGGTTAAGGACATCTGATGACTCATGAAGAATGACAGTGTTTGTTTTGatggcttttttctttaaacatactGTACATTCTTTATGTCCTCTCCTCATTATCTACCAAAAAGGAGTTTAACCTGAATAATTACCTCTCTTGAAAACtgtatgtagattttttaaaaaatcaccatacagtataatgaaaatgtttaccTCTCAGATGTTGGATTAACATGTGATTAGATAGCTCAAAGGCCAGAGCACTTTTTCTATATCTCACCAGATCCATAGCACATTTTTATCAGATTGGCataatcaagaaagaaaatatcaaagtcTTAAGATTATACTTGGCttctattgtttttaaaactggACCTCAGATATACTTTGTGGATTTCAGACATGGGTTTTCTACATTGTAGAATGTATAAGCTACAGAGAGGTGgtcatttttctagttttttttttttttctaaaaccgTTCCTTTTGACAGAAGtgttacaacttaaaaaaaaaatccattcaaagAGAGTTTTCCATTCACCTCTACATTTCTggaagtttgatttttaaattcaaacagaCTCTTTCTGAAGAAAGCCTGATTAATGACTAATCAATACATCCTACTGCTGCCTCCCCACTGGAGGAACTGCTGCTTCTGGAGCCCCTAACCTCCACATCCCCatttatttttcaagtgaaaGCTGCTACCCAAAGAACACTACTCCTGAAAGCACTAAAAGCCCCTGCTCATGAGTCCACAATCTCTGCTGTCGCAGCTGCCACCTCATTGTTTCACACCAACTTCCTCTTCATGGCAATAGGGCAAAGGAAAGTAATGTGGAGGTTGCTCTCAGTCAAAACGGGCTCCAAAAGTTGTATGCCTAAATGCCTTCCCCACACCTTAAACAGTTAAAAACTCCAAATAAATTTCCCcactaaataattataaaaggtCACGCTTTACTTTGCAGTACTACTTTTGTGAGCTCCCATGGAAATCAGTTATGATAAAGAATGGAAGTTCTTTGAGGGTAGAGAATTTTGTCTATTTATCTCCACTCCCAGCATATATTTCATCAGCTCTAAACTGCCATCAATTGTAAGATGCATTTCAGAGAAGCAAAACTGTGGAAAACAAAGGTGCATCCTATAATCAATGAAAGATGGTGACAGAGTAACCTGCACATAATGAGTGTTTAACAGATGCTTCCTGaattgaattgtttttaaaaagtttctttggGAAAGTATTTGAGGCCTAAGCAACTAGCTTGCAGATAAATCTGTAGGGGGCAGAGGACTATAATTTAAGGATTGCCTGTATTTCTAATAGCCAATTTGAAAAGCATGGACGCTCTCCATAAAGTGGTGTGTTTCTATGTAGGTGTatgtctgtttctcttctctctcttctccttaccTCATCAATTAGTTTCCTGGCATTTGCGATAGTATAATCACCAGCAAATAATACCACTAAGCATGACTCATCactgttcttctgtctctgacCCCGGGACACTGGAACGATACTTCTACTGGCTTCTGTGGAAAGGCGGACAGCTTTGAGCTCTTCGGTAGTAGGTAGAGGAACATGGTCCTGAATGACAGCATCTTCTGGAAGAAGGCTCCAATTGAGTTCTCCTGACACAGGTGTAAAGTCATGAATGTTACTCCAGGTATTATTGAAGATACTGAGCCCTGCATCTTTGAACTGGAAAGCTAATTCAGGGTAGTACCATTGAAAACAGCCAAACTTGATATTCGTGGAAGACTCAATAATGGGCTGAGTGGCACAGCACAAAAAGACTTCCAGCTTTCTACAATCCCGCACACGAAACTGTTGGCAGGCTAATGCACACTTGCAATCTCTGCAATTCCGGAAAAACACGCTGCCTTTCACCGGTCCCAGAAAAATGACACAGTTAGTACAGTCATCAATAGTAACTGTAGCAGAGTGATCAAAAATATAGATGTTACAGTTCTCACAGTCTTGAATGAGAAACTGTTGTCCTGCCACTTTCCCAGGTAAGCGACCTACTGTTTCATCCTTCAGTCCACTGAACATGTAGTCTTTCGGATCAACCTGCAGGAACAAAACACAGACCTTGAGTATTATTGAcattattcagcaaacattaatTGTCTATTGGGAGTCAGGAACgatttttattgctaaaataatGTTCCAACTCTTACTGACTTTGCGACATAATAAGAAAATGGGCAGgacaaaaaacttttttaaaataaatacataaaaggcatgaggggaagaaagggagaggaaactGTTATAGATAAAGAAAGACTCAGGACATACCAACCAAATGATGTGTGGACATTGTTGGATCCTGTTTTAACATATCAACTGTAAAAGTACATTTTGGAAACAATTGGGGAAAttctcatacatacacacagcatACTGgatgatattaaggaatattTCAGCTttgagccttttctttttctgatgcttcacttttaaaaaacttctgtGTCTTTAAAACTTCTGAACTTGGAAATACACCCAGATAGGAATATGTTTCTCTATCTTTCCATAAATTGATGCCTAGGTCTTAGTTTCTAAACCCTGACTGATTTCTGCAATATGCTACAGAAAATGGAAGCACCTGAAGGCCCAAGAATCACTATATGTCAGAATTTGCATCTACAAATTTGAttgaaacatttactgagctacTTCTACaatgtaaaattttcaaatttcaccATTTCCATCTTTAGGCATTTTAAACTAAAGCTCACAGAATCTTTTACACAGTGTGTCTGGAAtctgttacattattttttaaattttagctgaCCTCTCAAAATGTAGTCATTAAAAGAccattttgatttttctaaattacttttaaatctaCTTGCACTGTCTTAACCTCTTTGTGAATATTAAATTTCATACAAAACTATTCATGTACCAGAAACAGGCTCCCATAGGTACGGTACACAAAAACTTGATTATTTACAAAGGATAATTTAATCATCTTAATCGTTAGCAAACTAGCTTAAAGTGACTTATTCAGTATTACACAACAAATGTTGTACTCATCAGTTTTACACAATGTACTAGAAGTAGTATTGGTCTGTAGCATGAGCAATAAAAGACACAGTTAGTAGAGTCATCAATAGTAACTGTAGCAAAGTGATCAAAAATATAGATGTTACAGTTTTCTAGTCTCAATTTTGTCACCTATGAGCAACATGAATGAAAAAGGCACTTTAACTTTCTAGATCTTCATTCAGCCATTCAGCCATTTGAACACCCAATAGGAGCCAGACATTGTTTTAAGCACCAAAATGAATATGACCAACTCTTTCCATAAAAGAAGTGAACACTAACCtaaacaaatgattttaaaaccaCCTGGCTGTGTAATGAGAGATGCTCAGAATATTCTGGAAATACAAAGGAGGGACACCAGGCGCAGGGGAGGTAGGGGTGTAAGACTTCCTGTGCAAAGTGAGAATGAATAAGCTGAAGTTCACCAGGTAAAAGGGGTAGGAGTAAAGGATCCTCCCTTCCCACATCAGGCaaaagtgaaagaatgaaataaaataaaactcttcaGGGAGTGTGAGGAAAAGTGAACGTGGTTTGGTGTTACCAGTGATACTGCAATGGGAGCAAATGAAgctggagaggtaggcagaggCCATATTATGAGGCTTGGAAGTTCTCCGTGGACAAAGGGGTACCACAGAATGATTTAAACAAgcaaaatttacattttaggaaGATTGTTCTGGTAAGAATAATGACAAGTGGCGTGTGAATTGGAGAGGCAGTTGCAGTCATCCAGAAAGGGCTGGAACTAGAGCAGTGGTTAGCAGGGAAGAGGAAGATGGAATGAATTTGAGAAATACTGAGGAAGGAGAATCAGACGATTTAGTAATTCAATGGCTGTAGGAGGTAAGGCAGAAGGATGGGTCAAAAATGATTCCTAGTTATCTAGTCCAGTATTTTTCAACCTTTTTGACTACAATTCACATTAGTACATTCTCCAGCACAGCCCAGTACACGTATTTATGAGTATTTGTACATGTACACATACCAATGAAAGAAAAGTTTCACAAAATAATACTTACCCTTATTTTGTGTTAAACCCCGAATATTTTCTATTATCCCACCCACAGGTTTGAAGAAACACTGCTCTGGTTTATGTGATTGGATGTTGGTAGtgccacacaccaaaaaaaaaaaaaaaaaaagaaaaaaaaagaaaatataagaggcAGCACAGGTTTAATGTGGGAAGAGGTATTCAAGCTATTCCATTTCTAGGATTTTACAGGTGACACACATATATAAAGGTACAGTGTTCCAGTTTGGGCTCTATCAAGATACTGAACTAGCATAGTGGCTGGCTCCCAATTATCCAAGATCAATCTCAAATGGACCAAGTAAGAAAAACACCAAGAAAAGGGGAAACTATGAGACACCCCTGTGGTGGGTGTgggaacagaaaacagaaaaggaaactcagaTTTCTTCTATTGCTTCTCCCCTTCCCAAATCTTGAGACAACAATGCTTCCCATACACCTGCTAGGACTCAGACCTCTGGTCCAGATTTCCCTGGGAGCAAATTCCGGTCAGGGCAGAAACCCTGTGCTGGCGAAGAGCTGAGAAAAATGGGTGGGGATTAATTTTGACAGTGGTTCAGGACCTCTCCAAATCCTCAGAACTGGCAACTTAAAATCTAAGGAGTTTCTTCTAATGCTGCTTCTCAAGTATTGATTGGTCaagtgaaccaaaaaaaaaaaaaatcaacaaggatCTAGGAGATCAAACCACACAATGAATAAGTTTGAGTTCTGCACACAACTAGCAGAGTATACTCACATTTTTTCTCAAGCACACattgaaggattttttaaaaaatcatgtactAGTACTAGATCATAAagaaagcctcaacaaattttaaatattagataAGTTACAGATTATTATATGCGACCAAGATGCAATTAAATTAGAAGTTAATAacaaaagatactttaaaaaatccttgcctatttgaaaattttaaaaacacagtgctggacgaggggaagatggtggaagagtaagacgcagagatcaccttcctccccacagatacaccagaaatacatctacacgtggaacaactcctacagaacacctactgaatgctgtcagaagacctcagacctccccaaaggcaagaaactccccacgtacctgggtagggcaaaagaaaaaaagaaaaaacagagacaaaagaatagggacgggacctgcaccagtgggagggagctgtgaaggaggaaaggtttctacacactaggagccccttcacgggcggagactgcgggtggcggaggggggaagcttcggggccgcggaagagagcacagcaaaaggggtgcggagggcaaagcggggagattcccacacagaggatcggtgccgaccggcactcaccagcccgagaggcttgtctgctcacccgcctgggcgggcggggcctggagttgcggctcgggcttcagtcggagcgcagggagaggactggggttggcggcgtgaacagagcctgaaggggttagtgcaccacggctagccaagaggaagtccgggaaaaggtctggagctgccgaagaagcaagagactttttcttccctctttgtttcctggtgcgtgaggagaggggattaagagcgctgcttaaaggagctccagagacgggcgcaagccgcggctaaaagcacggaccccagagacgggcaggagacgctaaggctgctgctgccgccagcaaaaagcctgtgtgcgagcacaggtcactatccacaccccgcttccggggagtctgtgcagcccgccactaccaggttcccgggatccaggaacaacttccccgggagaacgcacgccggcctctgacgccgcaggctcgcccagcactctgtgcccctccctccccccggccggAGTATGCCAGAGcacccgaatcagcagctcctttaaccccgtcctttcTGAGtgaaaaaacagacgccctccagcgacctatatgcagaggcgggaccaaatccaaagctgagcccctgggagctgtgagaacaaacaagagaaagggaaatctctcccagcagcctcagaagcagcggattaaagctccacaatcaacttgatgattgaggagatggactttgagagcaacatttatgattttttccccttttcctctttttgtgagtgtgtatgtgtatgcttctgtatgagattttgtctgtatagctttgcttccaccatttgtcctaaggatctatccgtccattttttgttgtttttaatttttttaataattattttttactttaataactttatattttactttattttattttactttctcttctttctttattttttccttccttccctccttccttccttcctcccaccgtccctccctccctccctcctttctttctttccttctttccttcctttcttctttctttcttccttccttcctcccttccttcctttctttcttcctacttctactaattcttcctctctactttttctcccttttactctgagccttgtggatgaaaggctcttggtgctgcagccaggaatcagtgctgtgcctctcaggtgggagagccaacttcaggacactggccaacaagagacctcccagctccacataatatcaaatggagaaaatctcccagagatctccatctcaacggcAGCACAAGCTTCACTCAaggatcagcaagctacagtgctggacaccttatgccaaacaactagcaaaagaggaacataaccccacccattagcagagaggctgcctaaaatcataataagtccagagacaccccaaaacacaccaccagacgtggacctgcccaccagaaagacaagatccagcctcatccaccagaacacaggcactagtcccctccaccaggaagcctacacaacccactgaaccaaccttagccactggggacaggcaccaaaaacaacgggaactacgaacctgcagcctgcaaaaaggagaccccaaacacagtaagataagcaaaatgagaaaacagaaaaacacacagcagatgaaggagcaagataaaaacccaccagacctaacaaatgaagaggaaataggcagtctacctgaaaaagaattcagaataatgatagtaaagatgacccaaaatcttggaaatagaatggaaaaaatgcaagaaacatttaacaaggacctcgaagaagtaaagatgaaacaaacaacgatgaacaagacaataaatgaaatgaaaaatactctagatgggatcaagagcagaataactgtggcagaagaatggataagtgacctggaagataaaatagtggaaataactactgcagaccataataaagaaaaaagaatgaaaagaactgagggcagtctcagagacctctgggacaacattaaacacaccaacattcgaaatataggggttccagaagaagaagagaaaaagaaagggactgagaaaatatttgaagagattatatttgaaaacttccctaatatgggaaagga from Lagenorhynchus albirostris chromosome X, mLagAlb1.1, whole genome shotgun sequence includes the following:
- the RP2 gene encoding protein XRP2 — encoded protein: MGCFFSKTRKAEKESQPEGEEERPKQYSWDQREKVDPKDYMFSGLKDETVGRLPGKVAGQQFLIQDCENCNIYIFDHSATVTIDDCTNCVIFLGPVKGSVFFRNCRDCKCALACQQFRVRDCRKLEVFLCCATQPIIESSTNIKFGCFQWYYPELAFQFKDAGLSIFNNTWSNIHDFTPVSGELNWSLLPEDAVIQDHVPLPTTEELKAVRLSTEASRSIVPVSRGQRQKNSDESCLVVLFAGDYTIANARKLIDELVGRGFFLVQTKEVSMKAEDAQRVFREKAPDFLPLLNKGPVIALEFNGDGAVEGCQLIVNEIFSGTKMFVSESKDAASGDVDSFYNFADIQMGI